A part of Cannabis sativa cultivar Pink pepper isolate KNU-18-1 chromosome 6, ASM2916894v1, whole genome shotgun sequence genomic DNA contains:
- the LOC133038914 gene encoding probable caffeine synthase MTL2 → MDAEQVLHMNGGVGQTSYANNSSHQRVAISTARETLESTIKQVYGTNKMLPECLMMADLGCSSGPNTLTVVSYILDIIEAICQSLKINSPTFQVFLNDLFGNDFNAVFQSLSSFYDKLKNEKGDKFGPCFIAAMPGSFYGRLFPNNSIHIVHSSYSLHWLSKVPSGLVDDETGEAYNKGNIHISKTSPPLVLKAYLDQFQKDFTNFLRCRSEEIVSGGIMILTIIGNIQSDYSANWEILETVLNEMVKENIIEAKCVDNFNMPSYFPSAKEVKSVIEKEGSFSLQKLNTFETAADAGFTSEHDDTTLNFEAEESNNNNNNYKRGKYVSDYIRAVTEPILVKQFGETIMDELFERLAYKVIECANDKYLNLVISLTKNYS, encoded by the exons ATGGATGCAGAGCAAGTCCTACACATGAATGGTGGTGTTGGCCAAACTAGCTATGCAAACAACTCTTCTCATCAA agAGTGGCGATATCAACTGCGAGAGAGACACTAGAAAGTACTATAAAACAAGTTTATGGTACTAATAAAATGTTACCAGAATGTTTGATGATGGCAGACTTGGGTTGCTCGTCCGGCCCTAACACACTAACTGTGGTGTCTTACATTTTAGACATCATTGAAGCCATTTGCCAATCCTTGAAGATCAACTCACCCACTTTCCAAGTTTTTCTCAACGATCTTTTCGGGAACGATTTCAATGCCGTCTTTCAATCTCTTTCGAGTTTCTATGATAAGCTTAAGAATGAAAAGGGCGATAAGTTTGGGCCATGCTTCATCGCGGCTATGCCAGGGAGTTTTTATGGAAGACTTTTTCCGAACAATTCCATTCATATTGTTCACTCTTCTTACAGTTTGCATTGGTTGTCAAAG gtTCCAAGTGGGTTAGTAGATGATGAAACTGGAGAAGCCTATAACAAAGGAAATATTCACATTTCGAAGACAAGTCCTCCTTTGGTGTTGAAAGCATATTTGGATCAGTTTCAAAAGGATTTCACAAATTTCTTAAGATGTCGTTCAGAGGAAATAGTGAGTGGTGGTATCATGATATTAACAATTATTGGTAATATTCAAAGTGATTATTCTGCTAATTGGGAAATACTTGAAACAGTACTCAATGAAATGGTCAAGgag AATATAATTGAAGCAAAATGTGTGGATAATTTCAACATGCCATCATATTTTCCTAGTGCAAAGGAAGTCAAAAGTGTGATTGAAAAAGAAGGATCTTTCTCTTTACAAAAGCTTAATACTTTCGAAACAGCAGCAGATGCAGGCTTCACTAGTGAACATGATGATACTACTTTAAATTTTGAAGCTGAAGAaagcaacaataataataataattataaaagagGGAAATATGTTTCAGATTACATAAGAGCAGTTACAGAGCCTATTTTGGTGAAACAATTTGGAGAAACAATAATGGATGAATTATTTGAGAGACTTGCTTATAAGGTTATTGAGTGTGCCAATGACAAGTACTTGAACTTGGTTATTTCCCTCacaaagaattactcataa
- the LOC133038915 gene encoding uncharacterized protein LOC133038915, which yields MGTLYSVMAERYSERKTLRHKHFKQHYKKPEDWDTVLKFPPDYLNTETWKPVCELFVSEAFLNRSTKNKSNRQLMKYPTTQGTKSLASIRHGMGGTPGEHVVDAWKEIHVKKPSGTFVNELAAKDYVSD from the exons ATGGGGACTTTATATTCGGTGATGGCGGAGCGGTATAGTGAGCGAAAGACGCTCAGACACAAGCATTTCaaacaacattacaaaaaaccagaagattgggacacagttctcaaattcccccctgactacttgaataccgagacttggaaaccggtttgcgaattgttcgttagcgaggcatttttgaatcgttcaactaaaaataaatcgaatcggcaactaatgaaatatccaacaacGCAAGGCACAAAATCGTTGGCGTCCATACGCCACGGAATG GGGGGTACTCCTGGAGAGCATGTAGTTGACGCATGGAAGGAGATCCATGTGAAAAAACCGTCTGGAACTTTCGTTAATGAATTAGCTGCAAAAGATTATGTAAGTgattaa